The Chryseolinea soli nucleotide sequence GACAAGGCTTCGGTGCCGCCGCAGATGGCGCGGTCCAGCTTGCCGTGTTTGATGAGCTGCGCACCTTGCATGATCGAGTTTGCCGAAGAGGAGCACGCGGTGCTGAGCGTAGCAATATATTTTTTGATGCCCACCGCGTCGGCCATGCGTTCGCCGTGTTCGCCGGGGTTGGCGGTGTCGGCAAATTGAGCGAAGTCTCCTTTTTGTTGGGGATCCATCAGCTCGTAGAAGTGCCGTTCGAATTCGCGTATCCCACCCGTTGTGGTGCCGGAAAGCAAACCTGCATCCCGCACCTCCGTGGACGAAAGCGAAGCGGATTGGATGGCTTCTTTCAGCGCGATCAACCCCAATAACGATGTGCGCGTGTAGCCCTTGCCATTGGGGACGCCGGCCAGTTCGCAGAGCTCCTGGTTAAAAAGCTTGATCTCGCAGGCGGGCAAAGTTTTGCTGTGAATGGTGTCGAGCACATTCAATTCGCCAAAACCACACCGGCGGTGAAGGAGGGAAGCTAAATTTTCTGTTGTATTTTTTCCGATGGATGTGATGATGCCAAAACCTGTGATGAACACACGTTGGCTCATACTTGCGCCCGGTTCTTTTGGATGTACTCGGCCATCGTGCGGATGCTATGGAACACCTGGCGTCCTTCTTTGGGGTCCTTCAGCTTGATGCCATAGTTCCGGTCCAGCAACACCACCAGCTCCAGCGAGTCGATCGAATCCAGGCCCAGCCCTTCGCCAAACAGGGGTGTGTTCTCGTCGAAGTCGGCGGGGATCATGTCTTCCAGGTTCAATTGTTTGATCAGCTCCTGGCGAAGTTCCTGTGTGAGTTCTTCTATCGTTTGATTCATGTATATCCTAAGTTATTAATTTCTGATTAGCGGACATGGAATGATCGTGCTCCTGTACATTCCTTGGGGGGCTGACCGCGGCGTTTGCATCGTATGATCTTTCCGTGCCCATATTTAAACAACCGTCCTCGATTTATGGATAAGGACGCTGGCCGACAAAGTGACCAGCGCAAACCCAACGAGTTTTAGTACGTCGGGCAAGATCACACCGATGGATGCCTGTCGTAAAAATAAGTCATTAAAGGCTTCCAAGCCCCAACTCATGGGAGAAAATCGGCTAAGCGTCTGCAAAATCTCCGGCATCACATAAACCGGGACCCAGACCCCGCCAATGGCCGACAGGATCACTACCGACACCGATCCGAAAGACAATGCCTGCTGCGCCGTTTTAAAATAGACGCCGATCAACACCCCGTAGCCTGTAGCCGCCATGGCTACCGCGCAGGCGGTGATAAAGATGTTCAGGGCATCGCCACCCAACACCAGCCGGTTCAAACCCAACAGCGGCATCACGAAAATGCCCACGGCTACCATCATGACAAACTGCACCAGGCAAACCAAAAAGTAAAAGGCAAACTTCCCGGCAATCACGGGAAACTGTGATCCCGAGATCAACCGCAAGCGCAACATGCTCCCCTCTTCGCGTTCCTTGATAAAATTCCCCGCCAAGGGATAGAGGATAAAGAACATGGCAAACATGGTCCACGCCGGCACGTTGTGCTGCACCGAGTTTAACATGACACCCTGGTATTTGTTTTCGGAAGCGTAAGCCGTATTCACGTGGATGATATCCGTGAGGTTGATCTCCGTCTTTTTTGTTTCAGGCCTGCCTTCGCCAAGTTGATTCTGAAGTTCGTCGAGCATCCAGTCGGCCTGCACGTTGGCGATGATCTTTTCTACGGCGCCGGACAGGGCTTGTTTGTAGTTGGCCTTGATGGCGGGATCAAAAAATATTTTTATGTCGGTGGAAGGCAGTACGGTGGAATCGACTTGCGCGGGCAAGCCGAAGTTGGCAAAGACATTGGCGATGACCTGTCGCGTCTTATTGCGCAGCCGTACACTGGATTGTGGAGGCACCACGATAGCCGCTTTTACCTCACCGGCCTGAACACGCTTCTTGGCGGCTGCCGAATCTTTTTCCACGATCAGGTTCACGTTGGGCGAAGCACCGAAAGCTTGCCGGATCTTTGCGCTCAGCGAGTCGGCATCGGCATCCACGAAGAGCACGTCGAGTTTCACTTCCTGGTAGTCGCGAAAGGGTGCGTCCTGCACCAGCGCCATCACGATCACCAGCGCCAGGGGCATGATAAAGATCAG carries:
- a CDS encoding phosphopantetheine-binding protein, producing MNQTIEELTQELRQELIKQLNLEDMIPADFDENTPLFGEGLGLDSIDSLELVVLLDRNYGIKLKDPKEGRQVFHSIRTMAEYIQKNRAQV
- a CDS encoding ABC transporter permease, producing MKILSTIYKEFLLLVRDPGGMALIFIMPLALVIVMALVQDAPFRDYQEVKLDVLFVDADADSLSAKIRQAFGASPNVNLIVEKDSAAAKKRVQAGEVKAAIVVPPQSSVRLRNKTRQVIANVFANFGLPAQVDSTVLPSTDIKIFFDPAIKANYKQALSGAVEKIIANVQADWMLDELQNQLGEGRPETKKTEINLTDIIHVNTAYASENKYQGVMLNSVQHNVPAWTMFAMFFILYPLAGNFIKEREEGSMLRLRLISGSQFPVIAGKFAFYFLVCLVQFVMMVAVGIFVMPLLGLNRLVLGGDALNIFITACAVAMAATGYGVLIGVYFKTAQQALSFGSVSVVILSAIGGVWVPVYVMPEILQTLSRFSPMSWGLEAFNDLFLRQASIGVILPDVLKLVGFALVTLSASVLIHKSRTVV